The Commensalibacter nepenthis genome has a window encoding:
- a CDS encoding CoA-acylating methylmalonate-semialdehyde dehydrogenase: protein MTGSIIGHFINGETVKDSTQTQDVYNPSTGEVSKQVSLASKATVEQAIAAAQKAFPEWRNTPPLKRARIMFRFKELLEQNADKITKLIGEEHGKIIHDARGELQRGIEVVEYACGAPELLKGEYTKNVGTNIDAWSDFQPLGVVAGITPFNFPAMVPLWMFPMAIVCGNTFVLKPSERDPSSTLFIAELLHEAGLPKGVMNVVNGGKEAVDTLLHDSRVQAISFVGSTPIAEYIYKTAAANGKRCQALGGAKNHAIIMPDADLDNVVSSLLGAAFGSSGERCMALSVAVTIGDEMADKLIQELTQAMKKLKLGAYSEMSNDFGPVITKQHKDKIIGHITSAEQQGAKIIVDGRYTQVSGYENGFYVGATLIDYVKPDMDSYKAEIFGPVLQVIRVKTMEEAMKLINDHEYGNGTCIYTRDGEAARYFCDNILVGMVGVNIPLPVPVAYHSFGGWKRSLFGDLHIYGPDGVRFYTRRKTVTQRWPSSGGREGVQFSMPTM from the coding sequence ATGACTGGGAGTATTATTGGACATTTCATTAACGGTGAGACTGTAAAAGATTCAACGCAAACACAAGACGTATATAATCCTTCTACAGGGGAAGTTAGCAAGCAAGTTTCATTGGCCTCTAAAGCAACAGTAGAGCAAGCCATTGCTGCGGCACAAAAAGCGTTTCCAGAGTGGAGAAATACGCCTCCTTTAAAACGTGCTCGAATCATGTTTCGTTTTAAAGAGTTGCTTGAACAAAATGCAGATAAAATTACCAAATTAATTGGTGAAGAACATGGAAAAATCATCCATGATGCCAGAGGTGAATTGCAAAGAGGGATTGAAGTCGTTGAATATGCTTGTGGTGCTCCTGAATTATTAAAAGGTGAATATACTAAAAATGTAGGAACCAATATTGATGCTTGGAGTGATTTTCAACCATTAGGTGTGGTTGCTGGGATTACGCCTTTTAATTTTCCAGCCATGGTGCCTTTATGGATGTTCCCAATGGCGATTGTATGTGGAAATACATTTGTTTTAAAACCCTCTGAAAGAGATCCCAGCTCTACTCTATTTATTGCCGAACTTTTGCATGAAGCAGGATTACCCAAAGGGGTGATGAATGTGGTCAACGGTGGCAAAGAAGCTGTTGATACATTGTTACATGATTCAAGAGTGCAAGCCATTAGTTTTGTAGGTTCTACACCGATTGCAGAATATATTTATAAAACAGCTGCGGCGAATGGTAAGCGTTGCCAAGCATTGGGTGGGGCAAAAAATCATGCAATCATTATGCCTGATGCAGATTTAGATAATGTGGTTAGCTCTTTATTAGGAGCAGCATTTGGATCGTCTGGTGAACGTTGTATGGCGTTATCAGTTGCCGTGACCATTGGTGATGAAATGGCTGATAAGCTTATTCAAGAATTAACCCAAGCAATGAAAAAATTAAAGCTGGGTGCATATTCTGAAATGAGCAATGATTTTGGTCCAGTGATTACCAAACAGCATAAAGATAAAATTATTGGTCACATTACTAGCGCAGAGCAACAAGGAGCAAAAATTATTGTTGATGGACGTTATACTCAGGTAAGTGGGTATGAAAATGGCTTTTATGTTGGGGCAACCTTAATCGATTACGTTAAACCCGATATGGATAGTTATAAAGCGGAAATATTTGGACCTGTTTTACAAGTTATTCGCGTGAAAACAATGGAAGAAGCTATGAAATTGATTAACGATCATGAATATGGCAATGGTACTTGTATTTATACTAGGGACGGTGAGGCAGCTCGTTATTTCTGCGACAATATTTTGGTTGGAATGGTTGGTGTGAATATTCCTTTACCTGTACCTGTGGCTTATCATAGTTTTGGTGGGTGGAAACGGTCTTTATTTGGTGATTTACACATTTATGGACCAGATGGGGTGCGTTTTTATACAAGACGTAAAACTGTGACACAACGTTGGCCATCTTCTGGAGGCAGAGAAGGTGTTCAATTCTCTATGCCAACAATGTAA